A window of Candidatus Pantoea floridensis contains these coding sequences:
- the pxpB gene encoding 5-oxoprolinase subunit PxpB, with the protein MPVMSHSAVPSASAPALACSSDIKLSTIGARAWLVEAPGGFDLPAQRRIWSLARLLHADEAIEALIPGVTNLLVLFRHIPLDENAVRKQLHAAWDQAQAISPQGKLIEIPVHYGGEHATDLAAVCHHTGLSPREVVRLHHQSEYTVFALGSAPGFGYLHGLDPQLATPRKKVPSLSMLKGTVTIGGAQAGVSALTGPNGWNAIGFAELTVFDPLADSPALMAPGDRIRFLPQRIEL; encoded by the coding sequence TAAGCTCTCGACCATTGGCGCACGCGCCTGGCTGGTGGAAGCGCCGGGTGGATTCGATCTTCCGGCACAGCGCCGCATCTGGTCACTGGCGCGTCTGCTGCACGCCGATGAAGCGATTGAAGCGCTGATTCCCGGCGTCACCAATCTGCTGGTGCTGTTCCGCCATATTCCCCTTGATGAAAACGCTGTGCGCAAGCAATTGCATGCTGCCTGGGATCAGGCGCAGGCCATTAGCCCGCAGGGAAAACTGATTGAAATTCCGGTGCATTACGGCGGTGAACACGCCACCGATCTTGCTGCCGTGTGTCATCACACCGGATTATCCCCCCGTGAGGTGGTGCGCCTGCATCACCAGAGCGAATATACGGTGTTTGCACTGGGCAGCGCACCGGGCTTTGGCTATCTGCATGGCTTAGATCCGCAGCTGGCGACGCCGCGTAAGAAAGTACCGTCGCTGAGCATGTTGAAAGGCACCGTCACCATCGGCGGCGCGCAGGCGGGCGTCTCGGCGTTGACCGGCCCAAACGGCTGGAACGCCATTGGGTTTGCCGAGTTAACGGTATTTGATCCGCTGGCGGATTCCCCTGCGCTGATGGCGCCGGGCGATCGTATCCGTTTTCTGCCGCAGAGGATTGAGCTGTGA
- a CDS encoding biotin-dependent carboxyltransferase family protein: MIEIEQSGALNTVQDLGRFNFRHMGVSVSGAMDALALRAGNLLLGNDENAAALEVQLFPFRMRFLQDSSIAVTGADCRATLDGTPLPPWWGCGVRAGQVLELRYPRSGARGYVCVAGGIDVPLVLGSRSTALRGGFGGVDGRPLQRGDRLALGESRVPPLPVSGIGIEPPDSALHAHFPRNSAGDIQLRAIPSGEYALFAADAARFWQQSWQVSNQSNRTGYRLAGAPIFPSETIEMRSYGLIPGIVQVPPGGEPIIQLSDANTAGGYPKIAGVIEQDLWRLGQVLPGQSIQLIQSDAREAIAIEQEVARWLNRLRLSCQPLRRALTV; this comes from the coding sequence GTGATTGAGATCGAACAGAGCGGTGCGCTGAATACAGTCCAGGATCTTGGACGCTTCAACTTCCGCCACATGGGCGTATCGGTGAGCGGCGCCATGGATGCGCTGGCGCTGCGCGCTGGCAATCTGTTACTGGGCAACGATGAGAACGCAGCGGCGCTTGAAGTGCAGCTGTTCCCCTTTCGCATGCGTTTTCTGCAGGACAGCAGCATCGCGGTGACCGGTGCCGATTGCCGCGCCACGCTGGATGGTACGCCGCTGCCGCCATGGTGGGGCTGCGGCGTACGCGCCGGACAGGTACTGGAGCTGCGCTATCCACGCAGCGGCGCGCGTGGCTATGTGTGTGTCGCCGGCGGGATTGATGTGCCGCTGGTGCTCGGCTCGCGCAGTACCGCGCTGCGCGGCGGTTTCGGGGGTGTTGATGGACGCCCGCTGCAGCGTGGCGATCGGCTGGCGCTGGGCGAAAGCCGCGTCCCGCCGCTGCCGGTAAGCGGCATCGGAATTGAGCCGCCGGACAGCGCGCTGCATGCGCATTTTCCGCGTAACAGCGCCGGTGACATTCAGCTGCGCGCCATTCCGTCCGGCGAATATGCGCTGTTTGCCGCCGATGCCGCTCGTTTCTGGCAGCAGTCGTGGCAAGTCTCTAATCAAAGCAATCGTACCGGCTATCGGCTGGCGGGCGCGCCCATTTTCCCCTCTGAAACCATTGAGATGCGATCCTATGGGCTGATCCCCGGCATTGTGCAGGTGCCGCCGGGGGGAGAACCGATTATCCAGCTGAGCGATGCCAACACCGCTGGTGGTTATCCGAAGATCGCCGGGGTGATCGAGCAGGATCTGTGGCGACTGGGCCAGGTGCTGCCGGGTCAGTCGATCCAGCTGATCCAGAGCGATGCGCGCGAAGCGATCGCCATCGAACAGGAAGTGGCACGCTGGCTGAATCGGCTGCGCCTCAGCTGCCAGCCACTGCGTAGAGCGCTAACCGTTTAA
- a CDS encoding 5-oxoprolinase subunit PxpA, which produces MKIDVNSDMGEGFGVYQLCDDAALMQVVSSANIACGFHAGDPAIMTNMVRLAKQHGVGIGAHPGLPDRQGFGRRELPFSSEEICQQVAYQLGALTAIARAEGTHVSHLSFHAAMGNLVNRDAALAQQVMELVARINSDLIVFAQPDTLIEAAAQAAGLKTLTLFLADRAYDAQGLLVPRGIAGAVIKEEAALRARVRQFLQHGTVTTIENEEIAIRARSILVHSDTPGSLTLATIVRSEIEASGHQVAPAAQVLAQ; this is translated from the coding sequence ATGAAGATTGATGTCAATTCCGATATGGGTGAAGGCTTCGGCGTTTATCAGCTGTGCGATGACGCCGCGCTGATGCAAGTGGTGTCATCGGCCAATATTGCCTGCGGCTTCCACGCAGGCGATCCGGCGATCATGACCAACATGGTGCGGCTGGCGAAACAGCATGGCGTCGGCATTGGCGCACATCCAGGGCTGCCCGATCGTCAGGGTTTTGGCCGCCGCGAGCTGCCATTTAGCAGCGAAGAGATTTGCCAGCAGGTGGCGTATCAGCTCGGTGCACTTACGGCGATTGCCCGCGCGGAAGGCACGCACGTGTCGCACCTAAGCTTCCACGCCGCGATGGGCAACCTCGTCAACCGCGACGCCGCGCTGGCGCAACAGGTGATGGAATTAGTGGCGCGCATCAATAGCGATCTGATCGTCTTTGCTCAACCTGATACGCTCATCGAAGCCGCCGCGCAGGCCGCAGGCCTGAAAACGCTCACGCTATTTCTGGCGGACCGCGCTTATGACGCGCAAGGTCTTCTGGTGCCACGCGGCATTGCCGGTGCGGTGATCAAAGAGGAAGCCGCGCTGCGCGCCCGCGTGCGTCAGTTTTTGCAGCACGGCACGGTCACGACGATAGAAAACGAGGAGATTGCCATACGCGCGCGTTCGATTCTGGTTCACAGCGACACGCCCGGTTCACTGACGCTCGCCACCATTGTGCGCAGCGAAATTGAAGCCAGCGGCCATCAGGTCGCCCCGGCCGCGCAAGTGTTAGCGCAATAA
- a CDS encoding pyridoxal phosphate-dependent aminotransferase translates to MPEIADRLKNVTVSASVAMTQKARDLAAQGIDVVALSTGEPDFPTPPHAIEAAYAAARGGDTRYPPTDGTPALRKAIQLKFKRDNQLDYDVSQILTAGGAKQIIFNAIMATINPGDEVVIPTPSWISYADIVKFAGGIPVALPCAQENGFKPLPADLDVAITDKTKWLLLNYPSNPTGSVATKAELQALGEVLLRHPQVWIMTDDIYEHLIYDEVRFYTLAQVEPRLFDRVLTVNGVSKAYSMTGWRLGFCGGPAPLIYAMSNVNTQNSGGVCTLTQAAAVAVLAGPQDLLQERAHIYRERRDYVLERLTSIDGLRCHKPQGAFYLFVNIAGYLGKTSAGGRLIANDADFVLALIEEQHVVTVQGAAYGMSPFIRLSYATSMERLETGCDRIAAFCEGCV, encoded by the coding sequence ATGCCCGAGATAGCCGATAGATTAAAGAATGTCACCGTTTCTGCCTCCGTTGCCATGACCCAAAAAGCGCGCGATCTCGCCGCGCAGGGGATTGATGTGGTAGCGCTTTCCACTGGCGAACCCGATTTCCCCACGCCGCCGCATGCGATTGAAGCGGCTTACGCCGCTGCGCGCGGCGGCGATACGCGCTATCCGCCCACGGATGGCACCCCTGCGCTGCGCAAGGCGATCCAGCTGAAATTCAAACGCGATAATCAGCTGGATTATGACGTCAGCCAGATCCTCACCGCCGGTGGCGCCAAGCAGATCATCTTTAACGCCATCATGGCGACCATCAATCCGGGCGACGAAGTGGTGATCCCCACGCCGTCATGGATCAGCTATGCCGATATCGTCAAATTCGCTGGTGGCATTCCGGTGGCGCTGCCATGTGCGCAGGAGAACGGCTTTAAACCGCTGCCTGCCGATCTCGATGTCGCCATCACCGACAAGACCAAATGGCTGCTGCTCAACTATCCGAGTAACCCAACCGGTTCGGTGGCGACCAAAGCGGAGCTGCAAGCGCTGGGCGAGGTGCTGCTGCGCCATCCGCAGGTGTGGATCATGACCGACGATATCTATGAGCACCTGATTTATGACGAGGTGCGCTTCTACACGCTGGCGCAGGTTGAGCCGCGCCTGTTTGACCGCGTGCTGACGGTGAATGGCGTGTCGAAAGCCTATTCGATGACCGGCTGGCGCCTGGGCTTCTGTGGCGGTCCGGCGCCGTTGATTTACGCGATGAGCAACGTTAATACGCAGAACAGCGGCGGCGTCTGTACCTTAACGCAGGCGGCAGCGGTGGCGGTGCTGGCAGGTCCACAGGATCTGTTGCAGGAGCGTGCACATATCTATCGTGAGCGCCGTGACTACGTGCTGGAGCGTCTGACCTCGATTGATGGTCTGCGCTGCCACAAGCCGCAGGGGGCGTTTTATCTGTTCGTCAATATCGCCGGATACCTTGGCAAAACCAGCGCCGGTGGTCGGCTGATCGCGAATGACGCGGATTTTGTGCTGGCGTTAATTGAGGAGCAGCACGTGGTGACAGTGCAGGGCGCGGCGTACGGTATGAGTCCGTTTATTCGGTTGTCGTATGCAACGAGCATGGAACGATTAGAGACGGGATGCGATCGCATAGCGGCGTTTTGCGAAGGTTGCGTTTAA